One stretch of Juglans microcarpa x Juglans regia isolate MS1-56 chromosome 3D, Jm3101_v1.0, whole genome shotgun sequence DNA includes these proteins:
- the LOC121254152 gene encoding NDR1/HIN1-like protein 12, giving the protein MLPRTDLRPAPTTRSLAMKDRFRFKPRTHPLVWVTAIVCTILSIAVIITGIVVFVGYMIIRPRVPFISVTSAHLDTIRYDQAGLLEIQMAIDIRAENDNAKAHASFSDTSFVLSFDALQIAKLVAGPFDVSKNSSTVFNYVIPSSQIPLDRTRMEQLDFSLKRNEITFDLKGKSRTRWRVGLLGSVKFWCHLSCELRFHTSNGSYINSRRCSSKSK; this is encoded by the coding sequence ATGTTGCCACGTACTGATCTCCGGCCGGCACCAACCACTCGATCGCTCGCAATGAAAGACAGGTTTAGGTTTAAGCCTCGAACCCACCCCTTGGTTTGGGTCACAGCCATAGTCTGCACGATATTATCTATAGCAGTGATAATCACAGGCATCGTGGTGTTCGTTGGATACATGATCATACGTCCAAGGGTGCCTTTCATCAGCGTCACGTCCGCCCATTTGGACACCATTCGTTATGATCAAGCCGGCCTACTCGAAATCCAAATGGCCATTGATATCAGGGCGGAGAACGACAACGCAAAAGCACATGCAAGTTTTTCCGATACAAGTTTCGTCCTCAGTTTTGATGCGCTGCAAATAGCAAAACTAGTTGCCGGCCCCTTCGATGTGAGCAAGAATAGTTCTACTGTTTTTAATTATGTGATTCCATCGTCCCAAATTCCATTGGATCGTACTCGAATGGAGCAACTCGACTTTTCGTTGAAGAGAAACGAAATCACGTTCGATTTGAAAGGGAAATCGAGGACTCGGTGGAGAGTAGGGTTGCTTGGCTCGGTTAAGTTCTGGTGCCACCTGAGTTGCGAACTTCGATTCCATACATCAAACGGATCCTACATAAACTCGCGACGTTGCAGCTCCAAATCCAAATGA